CATATTCCCGTATGTATTCATGTATACATAGTTTTAACTGATTTGCAGGCTTTTTTCAGACCATAAAAATAGGCCTTAAGCATTTGCTTGGaatgtttaaggttaggcttataATACAACCATCTGTAATAAACCTCTCATTTGAGCTTGTGAgccataaataaaatttcatgaacTAGATAAATATATTGTGGACAGCATTCTCACTGCTCTTCTCTACTCTAAGAGCCACAATACACTGGAATGCTTTTCTCTGAAATTCTATTTCTACTCTTCAAAATTTCTCCACGTAATGATTATGTTTAAGAAATAAACCACTATATTATTACGTCCTGTGTTTTACTTCTGTTGCACTATACTTAGAATGTAGATGTACAGAATGAGCAGTCATCATCTGAAAtactacaactttttttttggaGCACTCATACCAGTCTCATGCGACTAGCTGCTGTCAAAATGCAGCAAACACTAGCTTTGGGTCTCATCCCATAACTTACTGTTTGTACAAatattctgaaatctgaaacacttctgatcCCAAGCATTTGGATAAAGGATAATCTACATTTGGAAAAGTCAGAGTATAAGTTACCAGTTTACATGTTTCATAGTAACCCCACTCATGCATTCAGGTtggctgtttctttctctctcctcagcactaaaaaatgcagaaaaatcctTGTAATGTTTCACACTCAGTAAGATTCTCctattttaatgtataaatatactttttagaATCAGTCTCAACCATGAAAATTCACGTTAGAAAAGTTAGGAGCTAACATTCTATGTCTACATTCAAAACATCTGACAAAGCTTTTTGCTATTGAagtttatttaacaaaaagtttAATATGAAAGTGTATATGACCCAATTTTCAAGTCACAGTTAAACAGGGCTTCTGGAGGGAGGACATGGATTTCTCTGTTGAACAGCCGTTATTTATACTCGTTCTAAGGCTTCTAACATGATGATACTGTTTCCTCGTATTACCtggaaagagaaaagtaaatttcATTCAGTAGATAATTTCTACCAAATCATTAATAGATTCTCCACATTACATATCAGTTTGTGAGACTTTTTTCAAGTCATAGGGCGaccaaataaatcttttaatCCTGACATGAAACAGTATACTAAGTCCTTTGGAAGAgatacataatttcttttcttttgggggtgcagggggtaccagatattgaactcaggggcactcaaccaaccactgagccacatctccagccttattttgtattttatttagagagcgggtcttactgagttgccttAGCACTTTgtcattgctgaggttggttttgaactcatgatcctattgtctcagcctcctgagctgctgagattataggcgtgtgccactgcatccagccaaTAATTACTTTTTGAGATGCCAAATCCCCACTGATTCAATTCACCTTTTAAACTTACAGGACTCAAAACATACACAGTCCTGTCCTTCAGATCTAAAAATCAATGGGAAAAACAGGCAAAGAAGGGTATATATGTCAGTACATACATACGTGAAAAAACTTAGGAGGGAATTTGTGCAATATCAGCTGGACCTACTTAGGAAAGTGGGTAGAACTTCGACAGGGTAAATACTCAACAGAATGAGGATGAAGACAAAGTATAAGGGAATAAGGAAAGAGTTTAATTTGAATGTCACAGGAAAGTCATGAAGGAAGGTGGAAACCAAGATACTTGGTATCCAATCTTAAAAGGTCTCAAATGCCAATCTTAAAATGGAGGGCATTTAACTGGCAAACCAATAGTTTGCcagttaaaataaaacttaatgaTTAGAGGAAAGACAATAACAGTCCTGGCAACAACATATGTAAATATGAATGAAGGTGCTTAGAGGCCAGAAGTTAGAAAGGGCCCTAGGAATACAGTGCCTGACTTAGTAAATATGCTATCAATAATGATAAGCGGGGATATTTATGAGAACATAGATGAAATGGTGGTAAGTAAATTCAAGAGGGATAGAAAAACAAGTGGAAATCGGAAGGGACTGGAAATAAGAAATCTCTGATGGACCTATGGATCACGAAGATCTGTAGATCACAGACCAGTGAAGTAGAACTGAAGAATGAAAGGACAGGAGTGGGAtgataaaaaatatgattatccaagtgtttattaaaaatagaggcattttgggctggggttctggctcagtggcagaatgtttgcctaccatgtacgaggcactgggttcaattctcagcaccacatatattaatgaataaaacaaaggtccactgacaacttaaaaaaaaaaaaaaggaggcattCTAAGTAAAATTCAAAGTGGAGCCATGCTTGTAGACCACTACCAAAGGTGAAAATAGTTATAAACTTGCTTTTTTCTCCCTTCATTCAGGTAACTTTAATTATACACACACTATGACATTGTCTCCACtgaaatgtaaattctaggaaAGCAGGGACTGTGGTGCACTACCTCTAACATAGGgcaaaatatatgtgaaataaacaaatgagctCTGCACGAGACTGGAAGGGTACACAACAGGTGTGAGACAGTGTCTCAGAGTCTGGGAATTAATAGCAACTAGTATGGTGAAAGACGTCAAAGAATTAAAGAGCGGATTTAAGAGAACAACGCCCTAAAATCGGTAAAGGGGACTAAAGGAATCTGTGACTTTTAGTAAGTCAGGGAGAGAAATGTAGAGAGCTAAACAGTAAGtttacttagtttttaaaattcctgactcttttttaatggtgctgggaatagaactcagggcctcaagcgTGCTAGGTTAACTGCTCTACCATGAGCACATCCTTTTTTATCCCCCTTTGACCAACagatgatgaaaaaaatattgcaatgATCACAACATGAAAAACAACTAGCTTTCTTCCTTCCCAGTTTTCTCATAAATTTGTCCATGTCTGACACTTCTACCCTAGAAGTGGAAGGTGATAAAGaggttattttagaaaacaaagattTTCTGATCTGAGAACCTCATCACATAGTATTTAGGAATAGGCTACTTGTTGAACACCTTTGCCCTTCTTCTTTTGCCATATGTTCAAGACTCAATTCTACCAATTAACCAGAAACATCAGATCCAGAATCAATATCCCTCCTTTTGTTAAGTGTTGCTCTGGCTTGCAGCCTCTTCACAGGGCAGTTGTCTAATAAGATGATCCTACAACAGCACAattcttacacacacatacacaaacacaaaaacatacatacaaaatTTTAGCAAGAGCTCCTGAACCATGCAGCATCAAAATACACAGAATTTTTACTATATTAAATTTGGGGGACCTGGAGCAAAGTCATCCTATCTTAAGAAAATAAGACAGGTGATACTACCAAGAGCTTTGGAGGAGGAGGGTGTTTCAGAAGAGGATAGTTGACTTATTAGGTAATTATCCTTCTCCCCCTCAGAATGAAAACACATATGCATGAGTATGCGTGCGCGCgcgcgaacacacacacacacacacacacacacacaacccttcCCCTCAGAAAACACAATGGGTCACTGACTTGGACAAGATAATGTAACTGTCTCCTTTGTTAAGaatatctgaggaaaaaaaaatttaacctgTTTCCCTTCTTCCTACTTTAGAAGTCAAAAGTTCACTcccatttttgcattttctttaaaatgtttatttattaaatataattgatGTATTATCATCACTGTGTGAAAGTGATGACTCAGCTAAAGTGATGACTCAGCTAAAAGAATTACTGTCTactgagaaaaactttttttggTCACATAATATTTGAAGTAAAAGAGCTGACTGCCTAACATAGCAAGTAGGTACTCTTGCTTTTAACCAATTTCTCTGTAAAGAAAATTAAGTCCAGCAAGATTCAGGGGAAAATTGACAGAAAGACCCATGATCCAAGTTTAATTCCTTATATGATAAAATTCTAATGAGCACATGATTatctggaaacaaacaaaacccttctCAAATTAGAATCAAAATTTAGATGCCAAAGATGTTTCTGAATCATTTGTTGAGATGCAAAATATAATCTATCCTCTATTAGAATGAAGATTTCCTAACTTTTAAGAAGGGCTAGAAGGAAGCTTGGgagtatgtattttttattttctgtggcaCTGGGGTGCTCTATCAacaagctacacccccagtccttttttttttttttttaaagaatttcaatatttattatttttagttttcagtggacaaaacatctttgtttgtatgtggtgctgaggatcgaacctgggccgcacaaatgccaggcgagcgcgctaccgcttgagccacatccccagcccaacccccccaatccttttttaagagtcttactaaattaaattgcccaggctagcttcCAACTTGctatcctactgcctcagccttcagagtcaccAGGTCAtaacaagtgtgcaccactgtgacaGTCTTTTGGTGAGTATTAGAACCTGGTTGTTAATGATTCTGTTACCCAGAGACTCTAATACTGTCTGGGGGAAAAGAGGCTAGGCTACAATAATTGCTGCTCCAGAAATATTAGGAGTCAAATTGGTaagaaaataggttttattcaaagccaTCTTTGAAGGAAGATAGAAACTTATATGATTTCATATATTGCCTTTTAAATCCTTGAAAATAAGTAGGAGAGGAGCTGTGCAATGAACATATATGCATTTTTAGTTAGCCTGTGCTAGACAGGACTGGGCAGCAAAAGGGGACTGTGGGCAGGCCTCAGCTCTCCTGTTTCTTTGGCACCTGTCAAGCATGGGAGAATTGTAGCCCTTCAGATTTCACTCTCAGCAGGAGGAAGTTCCTAATTTGGGGGTGGTAATGGGGGTGCAAATTCagtatgtttttagaaaaattttttaggcatagatggacataattttaattaattatatttatgtggtgctgaggttcgaacccagtacctcacatgtgctaggaattgctctaccactgagtcacaaccccagcccaaattcagTAGTTTTAATTCTACTATATTTTTATTCGACATAAGCTCTAGGGGTATGTGTCTGAAAGGTACAGATCAATTTGCTGGAAAATTTGGGGTGTTGTGCAACCTGTTTTTCAGTCAAGTCTACTGATTTGCTTTTCAAAATGCAATAATGGAAACACATCTGAGATAAGTACTAACATAAACCTCgcaatgactaaaaaaaaaaaaaacaagtcatagCCAagagtggtggtacatgcctataatctcagctgagtaggtggctgaagcaggaaggccacaaactcaaggccagtttgggcaaaCTGGCAAggctctatctcaaaaaataaatttaaaaaagcaccagagatgtagctcagtggtagagcacttgtctagccatgttcaagaccctgggttcaaccccccaggaccacaataaaaaaaaaacaaaacaaaaaaaacccaaaatacagGCAAATTTGTCAAAACTGGGTCTATCCTTGTCCCTCTAGTGCTcaaactttcaggaaaaaaacaaacattatatATCCACTGAGCTGGAAATATAGCCCGGGGTCCAATCCCTAGCACAACAGggaagaagtgggagggaaaaaaCCCAACCCACCAAGGCTAACCCTTACTATTTCTTGGAGGTCAAATTtcgtttttgttttggggtactggggattgaacccagggatgttctaccactgagccatatcaccagcccttttttattttaagacaggatctcgctaagttgctgaggctggcttttaacttgtgatttGTCTGCCTTAGCCTACTGAgccccctgggattacagatgtgcgccacagtgcccagcccttttatttttaagatgggatctcgctaagttgctgacatTGGCTTCtagcttgtgatccttctgctcagTCTTTGGAGTCCGTGGGATTACATGTACATGCAATTGCACTGGGTTCTTTGGAGGTCTTTATATTCACCTTTTACAAGAAATTTAGGCTTTTAGACCAAAAACTATGCAACCCCTAGATGACAAGATAGGGTCAATATTCTAGCATATAGACACAGGCAACAAATTTCTCAATAGGACACCTAAAGCTCAGGACATAATGCTGAGAGTTGGTAAATGGGATGGCGTCAAGTTAAAAAGCCTCTGcacggcaaaggaaacaataatgtggaGAGAGAACATACACaatgagaaaaatctttgctagctactcttctgacaaaaGATAAGTATctacaatatataaaaaactcaaaacccCCCCAAACCCCacataactcaattaataaatgggcaaatgaattaaacagatactcctcaaagaagaaatacaaatggccaataaatatatgaaaaatgttcaacatcagcaattagggaaatgcaaatcaaaactacactaaaatttcatctcataccagtcagaatggcagtcttcaaggatacaaacaataataaatgctattgAGGatgggagaaaaaggaacacttttacatcTGTGGTTCGACTGTAAAtcagtataaccactatggaggTTTCTTAaccagtatggaggtttctcaaaagactaggcatggaaccaccatatgacttaGCTATACTActacttggtatttatcctaaggaaTTAAATCATCATAGAAATacatacccatatttatagcagcataattcacaataggcaaattatggaaccagcctaggtttccatcaacagatgaatggataaagaaaatgtggtatgtatacacaatagagttttacttagccataaagaaaaatgaaatcatgtcatttgcagggaagTTGATGGAACCTGAGaccattatattaagcaaaataagccaaactctgaaagtcaagggttgtgtgttttctcttatatatggaagcaagaaaggaaaaggaaaagaaaggtggtggaggtgggaatctcatgaaaatcaaaagatcagtagaggaaagggactacAGAGTAAAAGGGGGAAAGTGCTGGGGGATGATACTGGCCAAAGTacactgttatattgtgtgcatgtacacatatgaaatgAGTCCCATCactatatacaattataatgcaccaataaaaacaaaacattcacaAAAACACAACACCAAAACTTTCTTTGGTAGCCACATAACTCTGGGCTAATGAATATAGGAATGTTTACCCTAAAATAAGGGTctaattaacacacacacacacacacacacacccacacccttCTTTTCTCCCATGTAAATGGCTGTCATGATTATCCCTTGCAACTTTTACCTCGACTACTTTTAAATTTTGGGTGTgataaatcagaaaattaaagttaactacttacacaaataaaataaaatctcaaggtCTATCCCACACCGATTGAATCAGACTCTGCATTTTAATAAGGTGCCTTGGGGATTCATATACATATTCAAGTATTACTTTACTACTTTATTGAAGAACTGACTATAGGTCtctcttataaagttaaaaaatgatttttaacagCTATTTCATGCTACAGGACCTTATAAGATTTTGTGTACTTGAAAACTTATTTTCAGGAATGATAAACCAAAAAGGAAATGGGAAGTCTTAACCTTCCCTGATATTTGCCTTTTATGGGGTCAACTACTCTAACTCCAAAATTTACTGTAAGGGAACAAAATACATATTCTAAAGCAAAAATGAAATCTCTAATGGAGGTCTTCTCTTTACTTACCACCATTCCAATATTGTTCTGTTGTCCACTAGTTGCCATTTCCACACATTCATCTATTACAAGATTCATGAAGGGATCAAATCCCCGCAATATTCCTTGGACATGTCTGCCACCATTTAATTTcactataaaaagggaaaaagttttaataaaaccATCCATTAACAGCCATTCGTTACTAACCAGGTATGATAAGACACAGGTAGCTGAGATGTTTGACCCCACTATCATTACTATATGTCAAACACTGGcctaaacattttatatttaattctacattttaatttgtaagaACCCTCAACAGTaataatatctttactttatccAAGGGCACTGGAACTGAAGTTGTAAATTAATAAGCTTCAAGGTTAGTTTGTCACAGCTGAGATTCAATCAAACTAAAGACTGCTTACCTATAAAGCCTAATGCTCTTAATTCCTATGTACTTCAAGTATAGCATGggtcagatttttattttattttttaatatttttatttctttatgtggtgctgaggatcgaacccagtgtctcacactgctaggcagtgctctacccctgagccacaaccccttcTCCTTTATTTAGGTTTAACAAATCTGTTTTTCCTATATATTACCAAGAAACAGAGTAAGCGCTCCTTGTCTAAATCCTTTGTGgcttgtttaaaaacatttttttttagttaggtggacagaatacctttattttgtttatttatatgtggtgctaaggatcaaacccagggccccataagagctaggccagtgctctacggctgagccacaaccccagccctgtagctTGTTTTAAAACGAAAAAAAGGTTCATGagttgaattttcaaatattacagCACAGAAAATTTCTGTTAATTTTATCAAAGTGAGGAAGGGTTTATATTAAATTATCCAAAAATCTTAAGTGCTATTAGAAATTAGGTAAATAAAGTTGTCTGGTTAGCATTTTGATAAACCTACTTAATGAATGGATGTGAATTAGAGGTTCTGTGTGCTTAAATTTTTATCAAGTGGCTCCAAACACTGGACACTAAAGATACATGTAAAAAGCaactgaataattaaaaaaaaacaagacaaagcaATAAACTTACATGATAACTTCTTGTCcataaatctgaaaaaaacaaagggGTAAAAATTATAactgtttcaaaaattttaagcaaaaacaAGCATAAAAGTATGTACAATAATTTGCTGAAATTTATACAATTGGAATAAGAagtttaaaatagtaaaaatcttATATTATCGTAAAGGGTGATGGATCAAAAGGTTACCTAAATTAGACAtgatacaaaataacaaaatttgggATGTTGCAAGACAATAAAACAGAATGTGTAGACTATATTAATCTACATTAAATTGAATCTTAAATGTGAATTTCAAAAGTATTACTGTTGTTTCAATACCATGTTGTTGCTTCACTGACCCAATTTTCAATGACTGGATTTtataatcaaaacagaaaaacaaaaatctggttATGTTCTGGTTATTTCCAAAATAGTAATCAAACTATATCCaattcaataagtatttaattttatacctgagataataagtagtattgttttatttaacCTATTAAGTCCCAAGATTTCAATTTTACAACTTGTTCAATGAAATTGACAGAGGTTCATTAAAATAGGTCAGAACTCTAGAGATTATATTATTACTTAATATCAtattacaattatatttttatcacaaTATAACTATGCACTTATTTAAGTAGTTCCACCCCACCTTGGGTAGTCCTGGGAATTGAagtaggggcactttaccactgagcta
The sequence above is a segment of the Marmota flaviventris isolate mMarFla1 chromosome 14, mMarFla1.hap1, whole genome shotgun sequence genome. Coding sequences within it:
- the Snrpg gene encoding small nuclear ribonucleoprotein G, with translation MSKAHPPELKKFMDKKLSLKLNGGRHVQGILRGFDPFMNLVIDECVEMATSGQQNNIGMVVIRGNSIIMLEALERV